Proteins encoded by one window of Halomonas chromatireducens:
- the flhC gene encoding flagellar transcriptional regulator FlhC yields the protein MTQQKSLVTEMQQVQLAIELIELGARLQVLETETDLSRARLIRLFKEVRGMSPPKGMLPFSTDWFITWLPNVHASLFYNIFRSLREDQQCERMQAFVTAYRLYSEQVSIDQVEPVLGLTRAWTLVRFFESDLLQQSTCTQCSGHFVAHAHSPDHDYVCGICMPPSRAGKTRKRREREAAQLAPVDLELPAARCAG from the coding sequence ATGACGCAACAGAAAAGCCTTGTTACTGAGATGCAGCAAGTTCAGCTGGCCATCGAGCTGATTGAGCTGGGTGCGCGTCTGCAAGTGCTTGAAACCGAGACCGACCTGAGTCGGGCGCGTCTGATACGTCTCTTCAAGGAGGTGCGCGGCATGTCCCCCCCCAAGGGGATGCTGCCTTTCTCCACCGATTGGTTCATCACCTGGTTGCCGAATGTGCATGCCTCGCTGTTCTATAATATTTTCCGCAGCCTGCGGGAGGACCAGCAGTGCGAGCGGATGCAAGCCTTCGTTACCGCCTATCGACTCTACAGTGAGCAGGTGAGCATCGACCAGGTCGAGCCGGTACTGGGCTTGACCCGTGCCTGGACACTGGTGCGCTTCTTCGAAAGCGACCTTTTGCAACAGTCGACCTGTACCCAGTGCAGCGGCCATTTCGTGGCTCATGCTCACTCTCCCGACCATGACTACGTCTGCGGTATCTGCATGCCGCCTTCCCGTGCCGGCAAGACCCGCAAGCGTCGTGAAAGAGAGGCGGCGCAGCTGGCACCGGTTGACCTCGAGCTACCCGCCGCGCGTTGCGCCGGCTGA
- the flhD gene encoding flagellar transcriptional regulator FlhD — protein sequence MKTTNHLDDIQELNLAYLLLAQRLLNDDRPAAIFRLKLDDETADLIQSLGAAQLTRLARTNQLLCHFGLDGAEQLRQVVDNPRDNGLSQFHASLLMAGRGAGSIARGGEA from the coding sequence ATGAAGACCACGAATCACCTGGATGATATCCAGGAGCTCAACCTAGCCTATCTGTTGCTGGCTCAGCGCCTGCTCAACGACGACCGGCCTGCGGCGATATTTCGCCTGAAACTCGATGATGAGACGGCAGACCTGATTCAGTCGCTGGGTGCCGCCCAACTGACCCGCCTGGCCCGCACCAACCAGTTGCTCTGCCATTTCGGTCTCGATGGGGCCGAGCAGTTGCGTCAAGTCGTCGATAACCCCCGTGACAATGGATTGTCCCAGTTCCATGCTTCTCTGCTGATGGCAGGGCGTGGTGCGGGATCCATTGCACGGGGGGGCGAGGCATGA